Part of the Novosphingobium sp. ZN18A2 genome, CGCGCATGCCGCTGCCGGCAAGCCCGCTCCGGCCGCGTGGTACAGCCGCGGCATCAGCATGGCCTACACGGCGAAGCTTGGACCGCAGGCGGTCGATTGGTCGCAGATGATGGTCAAGGCCTATCCGTCGGCGATCAACTGGCTCAACGCCGGGCAGGTGACGCGCGAATTCGCTTCGCCGGAATTCACCAGCCAGGAATCGCTCGACCTCGGCCGCCTGCTGCTTCGCACCGGCGCGCTGAAGAACGATCCCAAGTACACCGAGCGGGAATACGTGGAATACGTGCAGGCCGCCGACCCCCGCCGCCTACCCGGTGAGGTGGTCAAGGTGATCAACGACGGTATCGCCAATGGCGCGCTTCCGGCCAACGATACATTCGTTGCCGATTCGCTGAAGGAAGCCAAGGGTCGCATACCTGCGGACAAGGCTTCGCTTCCCGGTCTTGAAAAGGACGCCCGTTCGGCCGCCAATGGCGTAACCGCGATGGCTGCCGGCGATGCCTACCTTTCATACGACATGCCGGCGAAGGCCGCCGATATGTATCAGCTCGCGCTCACCAAGGGCGGCGTGGAGACCGAGCGTGTCGAAACACGCCTCGGGATCGCCCAGGTGGACGAAGGCAAGTATGACGATGCCAAGGCGACGTTCGCCAAGATCACCGGCCCGCGCAAGACGCTGGCCGCGCTCTGGACGATCTATGCCAACCAGAAGGCTTCGGGCGGAGCCGCTCCCGCTGCCGAAGCGGCCACTCCGGCAAGCTGACAGGCGGCCGCATCCGCCCAAACGGGCGTTGCGCGCGAATGAATCGGGCGGTCCCTTGCGGGGCCGCCCTTTTCGTATCTGTGCCTTGGATGGTTCGGCCGGTGCCTGAACAGCGGAATGGTACCAGCAGGGCGCACAATTAAAGTCGCAGCGCGGCGTGCCTGTTCCGAGACCGCTCTAAAGCGGTTAGTCCGGTCTGTTGGTGGCCTGTTACGAAACCGGCACGAGCGTGGACTCGATCACTTCGTCGCCGACACCGCGCATCTTCGAGATCAGGGCAAGCAATGATTGCTGCTCATCGGGTGTCAGTCGCGCATTCATTTGCGCTTCGTGGTGTGCAACCACCGCGCGCGCGCGCTCAAGAGCTGTCCGTCCGGACCGGGTGAGCCGCAATTGCTTGGAACGTCGATCAACCGGACTGGGGATGTATTCCAGGAAGCCGCCATTTGTCAGCGCCTTGATGAACTGATGAATCGTTGATCGTTTCAGTTTCAGGAAGCGCGCGATGTCCACCTGGTGGATTTCGCTGTTCGCGTCGGTCAGCCACAAGATCGTCACCAGCTTGGCCGTCAGCCCAAGCGGTTTGAGTTTGGGGTCCAGCGTCAAGACGGTCTGCGAATGGGCAATGCCCAGGTGCAATCCGATATTCCTGTCAAGTCCGTCCAGCTCAAGACTT contains:
- a CDS encoding MarR family transcriptional regulator, whose protein sequence is MERSLELDGLDRNIGLHLGIAHSQTVLTLDPKLKPLGLTAKLVTILWLTDANSEIHQVDIARFLKLKRSTIHQFIKALTNGGFLEYIPSPVDRRSKQLRLTRSGRTALERARAVVAHHEAQMNARLTPDEQQSLLALISKMRGVGDEVIESTLVPVS